From Streptomyces sp. NBC_00370, a single genomic window includes:
- a CDS encoding GNAT family N-acetyltransferase has translation MFRLETGVDKDRRTALGERLRDTNTERSPVLRTLRDSPLGDEVPLHVWLLEESTGALAGGLTGRTWARWLHVDLLWVDDRYRGARLGSRVLAEAERLARERGCARSRLETWDFQAPGFYRKQGYEIAGQVADYPPGVTEFILVKTLS, from the coding sequence ATGTTTCGTTTGGAGACAGGAGTCGACAAGGACCGGCGCACGGCACTGGGCGAGCGTCTGCGGGACACGAACACCGAACGCTCCCCCGTCCTGCGCACCCTGCGCGACAGCCCGCTCGGCGACGAAGTGCCGCTGCACGTCTGGCTGCTGGAGGAGTCGACCGGTGCGCTGGCCGGCGGCCTGACCGGCCGCACCTGGGCCCGCTGGCTCCATGTGGACCTGCTGTGGGTGGACGACAGGTACCGCGGCGCCCGCCTCGGCAGCCGCGTGCTCGCCGAGGCGGAACGGCTCGCGCGGGAGCGGGGCTGCGCCCGCTCCCGGCTGGAGACCTGGGACTTCCAGGCGCCCGGGTTCTACCGCAAGCAGGGGTACGAGATCGCGGGGCAGGTCGCCGACTACCCGCCGGGCGTCACCGAGTTCATCCTGGTCAAGACCCTCAGCTGA
- the galK gene encoding galactokinase, whose product MSEAAAETFQELYGAAPDGVWAAPGRVNLIGEYTDFNDGFVMPLALPHTAVAAVSRRDDGILRLHSADIPQGVVQLDVAELAPHPDAGWFAYPAGVVWALREAGHPVTGADIHLASTVPTGAGLSSSAALEVVTALALNDLFGLGLSASRLAVLAQRAENDFVGVPCGIMDQMASACCEDGNALYLDTRDLSQRQVPFDLAAHGLRLLVVDTRVKHALGDGAYAERRAGCEAGARALGVPALRDVPYAELPAALERLAGESENVRRYVRHVVSDDHRVEQVIALLDAGDIRAVGPVLVAGHDSLRDDLRVSCPELDLVVAASTAAGALGARMTGGGFGGSAVVLVEEAEADAVAKSVTEAFAVAGHTAPRVFTAVPSKGAHRVR is encoded by the coding sequence GTGAGTGAAGCCGCCGCCGAGACGTTCCAGGAGCTGTACGGCGCCGCACCCGACGGCGTCTGGGCAGCGCCGGGCCGGGTCAATCTGATCGGTGAGTACACCGACTTCAACGACGGCTTCGTGATGCCGCTCGCCCTGCCGCACACCGCTGTCGCCGCGGTCTCCCGGCGGGACGACGGGATCCTGCGGCTGCACTCGGCCGACATCCCCCAGGGCGTCGTCCAGCTCGACGTAGCCGAGCTCGCGCCGCACCCCGACGCGGGCTGGTTCGCGTACCCGGCCGGTGTCGTCTGGGCGCTGCGGGAGGCCGGGCATCCGGTCACCGGCGCGGACATCCATCTCGCGTCGACCGTCCCGACCGGTGCGGGCCTCTCGTCCTCGGCGGCCCTGGAGGTCGTCACGGCGCTCGCCCTGAACGACCTGTTCGGGCTCGGCCTGAGCGCGTCGCGGCTCGCCGTCCTCGCGCAGCGCGCCGAGAACGACTTCGTCGGTGTGCCCTGCGGGATCATGGACCAGATGGCGTCGGCCTGCTGCGAGGACGGCAACGCGCTGTACCTCGACACCCGTGATCTCTCCCAGCGCCAGGTCCCGTTCGACCTGGCGGCGCACGGGCTGCGGCTGCTCGTCGTCGACACGCGCGTCAAGCACGCGCTCGGCGACGGCGCGTACGCCGAGCGGCGCGCGGGGTGCGAGGCGGGCGCGCGGGCGCTCGGCGTACCTGCCCTGCGCGACGTGCCGTACGCGGAGCTGCCGGCGGCGCTGGAGCGGCTGGCGGGGGAGAGCGAGAACGTACGCCGCTACGTACGCCACGTGGTGAGCGACGACCACCGCGTGGAGCAGGTCATCGCGCTCCTCGACGCGGGCGACATACGCGCGGTCGGCCCGGTCCTGGTGGCGGGGCACGACTCGCTCCGCGACGATCTGCGGGTGTCCTGCCCGGAGCTGGACCTGGTGGTCGCGGCGTCGACGGCGGCGGGCGCGCTCGGTGCCCGGATGACCGGCGGCGGGTTCGGCGGCTCGGCGGTCGTGCTGGTCGAGGAGGCCGAGGCGGACGCGGTGGCCAAGTCCGTCACCGAGGCTTTCGCCGTGGCCGGTCACACCGCGCCGCGCGTCTTCACCGCCGTACCGTCGAAGGGGGCGCACCGGGTGCGCTGA
- the galE gene encoding UDP-glucose 4-epimerase GalE — protein MKNKYLVTGGAGYVGSVVAAHLLEAGHTVTVLDDLSTGFRVAVPEGAEFVEGRVQDAAKWLDSSYDAVLHFAASSQVGESVAKPEKYWDNNVGGSMALLAAMRTAGVRTLVFSSTAATYGEPASALLTESDPTAPTSPYGATKLAVDHMISGECAAHGLAAVSLRYFNVAGAYGNCGERHDPESHLIPLVLQVALGTRESISVFGEDYPTPDGTCVRDYIHVADLADAHLRALDAAVAGEHLICNLGNGTGFSVREVIETVRKVTGHPVPEVVTGRRGGDPAVLVASAETARGRLGWVPSRTDLAGIVADAWAFARERAQEREQAQEKENQGE, from the coding sequence GTGAAGAACAAGTACCTGGTCACGGGCGGTGCGGGATATGTCGGCAGCGTGGTCGCCGCCCATCTGCTGGAGGCGGGGCACACGGTGACCGTCCTCGACGACCTGTCCACGGGATTCCGCGTCGCGGTCCCCGAGGGTGCCGAGTTCGTCGAGGGCCGGGTCCAGGACGCCGCCAAGTGGCTGGACTCGTCGTACGACGCGGTGCTGCACTTCGCCGCCTCCTCGCAGGTCGGCGAGTCCGTCGCCAAGCCCGAGAAGTACTGGGACAACAACGTCGGCGGCTCGATGGCACTGCTCGCTGCGATGCGCACCGCGGGGGTGCGCACGCTGGTCTTCTCCTCCACCGCCGCGACGTACGGCGAACCCGCCTCCGCCCTGCTGACGGAGAGCGACCCGACGGCGCCCACCAGCCCGTACGGTGCGACGAAGCTCGCCGTCGACCACATGATCAGCGGCGAGTGCGCCGCCCACGGCCTGGCCGCCGTCTCGCTGCGGTACTTCAACGTCGCCGGCGCGTACGGCAATTGCGGCGAGCGCCATGACCCGGAGTCGCATCTGATCCCGCTGGTGCTGCAAGTCGCCCTCGGCACACGGGAGTCGATCTCCGTCTTCGGCGAGGACTACCCGACGCCCGACGGCACCTGCGTACGGGACTACATCCATGTCGCCGACCTCGCCGACGCCCATCTGCGGGCGCTGGACGCCGCGGTGGCGGGCGAGCATCTGATCTGCAACCTCGGCAACGGCACCGGATTCTCGGTCCGCGAGGTCATCGAGACCGTGCGCAAGGTCACCGGCCACCCCGTGCCCGAGGTGGTCACCGGGCGCAGGGGCGGGGACCCCGCCGTCCTCGTCGCGTCGGCCGAGACCGCGCGCGGCCGGCTCGGCTGGGTCCCGAGCCGTACGGATCTGGCGGGCATCGTCGCGGACGCGTGGGCGTTCGCGCGTGAGCGCGCACAAGAGCGTGAGCAGGCACAGGAGAAGGAGAACCAGGGTGAGTGA
- the galT gene encoding galactose-1-phosphate uridylyltransferase yields the protein MKKTVTTLADGRELIYYDRRDDVVRDAVDRRPLGPIATTSEIRSDSLLGDAVAIASHRQARTYHPPADECPLCPSRDGRLSEIPDADYDVVVFENRFPSLAGDSGRCEVVCFTSDHDASFAALDEEQAALVLEAWTDRTAELAELDQVEQVFPFENRGAEIGVTLGHPHGQIYAYPFVTPRTALMMRSAREHRETTGRNLFDDVVARERREGVRVVLEGEHWVAFVPYAAHWPYEVHLYPKQRVPDLRALDEPARAEFPRMYLELLKRFDRIFGEGEPATPYISAWHQAPFHAAGRADFALHLELFTIRRTSGKLKFLAGSESGMSVFINDVPPEAAAGRLREVASE from the coding sequence ATGAAGAAGACGGTGACGACGCTTGCCGACGGCCGTGAGCTGATCTACTACGACCGTCGTGACGACGTCGTACGCGACGCGGTCGACCGCAGGCCGCTCGGCCCGATCGCCACCACGTCCGAGATCCGCAGCGACTCGCTGCTCGGCGACGCGGTCGCCATCGCCTCGCACCGACAGGCGCGCACGTACCACCCGCCCGCCGACGAGTGCCCGCTGTGCCCCTCGCGGGACGGCAGACTCAGCGAGATCCCGGACGCCGACTACGACGTCGTCGTCTTCGAGAACCGCTTCCCCTCCCTCGCCGGGGACTCCGGGCGCTGCGAGGTCGTCTGCTTCACCTCCGACCACGACGCGTCGTTCGCCGCCCTCGACGAGGAGCAGGCCGCGCTCGTGCTGGAGGCGTGGACCGACCGCACGGCGGAGCTGGCCGAGCTGGACCAGGTCGAGCAGGTCTTCCCGTTCGAGAACCGGGGCGCCGAGATCGGCGTCACGCTCGGCCATCCGCACGGGCAGATCTACGCGTACCCCTTCGTCACCCCGCGCACGGCCCTCATGATGCGCTCGGCGCGCGAACACCGCGAGACGACCGGGCGCAACCTCTTCGACGACGTCGTCGCGCGGGAGAGGCGTGAGGGCGTCCGGGTGGTGCTGGAGGGCGAGCACTGGGTGGCGTTCGTGCCGTACGCGGCGCACTGGCCGTACGAGGTGCACCTCTACCCCAAGCAGCGCGTGCCGGACCTGCGGGCGCTCGACGAGCCGGCCCGCGCCGAGTTCCCCCGGATGTATCTGGAGCTGCTGAAGCGTTTCGACCGGATCTTCGGCGAGGGCGAGCCGGCGACCCCGTACATCTCCGCCTGGCACCAGGCCCCGTTCCACGCGGCAGGGCGCGCCGACTTCGCCCTGCACCTGGAGCTTTTCACCATCCGCCGTACTTCCGGCAAGCTGAAGTTCCTCGCGGGCTCCGAATCCGGCATGAGTGTCTTCATCAACGACGTGCCGCCGGAGGCCGCGGCCGGGCGACTGCGAGAGGTAGCGAGCGAGTGA
- a CDS encoding helix-turn-helix transcriptional regulator, which produces MGVRLMVVDDHRLLAEALASALKLRGHRVLAAAAPTAGVAELVVSRSPEVCLMGTAAPAEPGVFDPIVRIKRERPQVAVVVLGPVPSPRGIAAAFAAGASGYVRHDERIEGVERAMIKARAGEAAVAPQLLQGAFTELLNPAAQPDDEGQRLLRMLTPREVEVLVRVAEGEDTRLIAAGMGIAPSTARTHVQRVLMKLGVGSRLEAAALAARTGLLDRAMVNGTAPQDADPQS; this is translated from the coding sequence ATGGGCGTGCGGCTGATGGTGGTTGACGATCACCGACTACTGGCCGAGGCGCTCGCCTCTGCGCTGAAGCTGCGAGGGCACCGGGTGCTGGCGGCGGCCGCCCCCACGGCGGGCGTCGCCGAGCTGGTGGTGAGCCGGTCTCCCGAGGTGTGCCTGATGGGGACGGCGGCGCCCGCCGAGCCCGGTGTCTTCGACCCGATCGTCCGGATCAAGCGGGAGCGCCCGCAGGTGGCCGTCGTGGTGCTCGGTCCGGTACCGAGCCCGCGCGGCATCGCCGCCGCCTTCGCCGCCGGCGCCTCCGGGTACGTACGGCACGACGAGCGCATCGAGGGCGTGGAGCGCGCCATGATCAAGGCGCGGGCCGGTGAGGCGGCGGTGGCGCCGCAGTTACTGCAGGGCGCCTTCACCGAACTGCTCAACCCGGCGGCCCAGCCGGACGACGAGGGCCAGCGGCTGCTGCGGATGCTCACCCCGCGCGAGGTCGAGGTGCTGGTGCGGGTCGCCGAGGGCGAGGACACCCGGCTGATCGCCGCGGGAATGGGCATCGCGCCCAGCACGGCCAGGACCCACGTGCAGCGCGTGCTGATGAAACTCGGCGTCGGATCCAGACTCGAAGCGGCGGCCCTCGCCGCGCGCACGGGCCTGCTGGACCGGGCGATGGTGAACGGAACCGCACCGCAGGACGCCGACCCGCAGAGCTGA
- a CDS encoding outer membrane protein assembly factor BamB family protein: MTQPPQPPNQPDQPPNQPGQPPQPPNQPPQAPPSGGFGAPIPPQPEPQPQGQPGYGYPQQPQPPHQYPTQPQYGQPQYGQPQYGQPPYGQPPYGQQYPTQPPQSGPGGPGGGRKKLSAQAQIIIAAAVAVVLIVGAGVWFASSGGDSDNKAKGGSSGATDGGKGGDGGTKGLPAGKEKAPADVKATSAFNLPMPTLTVDADVQGSWLTDTTYVKTGINQIVGYDLAKGTQLWTIPLPGQVCAASKHVKDNITAIAFEANKRTASTKYQACTQIGAIDLKAGRLLWSKGGDAKSGDTAASFGEVTIGASTVAAGGTDGGVAFDLETGKQLWKPEIDANGCYDMGYGGGDAALVAARKCGGFDSQTVTIENLNPLTGAVLSSFKMPDGVEYASVISAKPLVVAADVGDTAGDGSGISDYFSIDEKTGKLRAKIPADADQYGGQCDPVRVEACQQVVVGNNKLYVATEPHDPGGEDGGLETNELVSFDLATGKSTTDRALAGKDSSIFPLRMDGGNVIVYKEPPYGTGRQIVSIDGSTFKPTVLLETPSDEKSTRAQTNFSPDYSEFLYGSGHFFMSETLLSKTDKPTADDPNYLAMAYSAS; encoded by the coding sequence ATGACCCAGCCGCCCCAGCCCCCCAACCAGCCCGACCAGCCCCCGAATCAGCCCGGTCAGCCTCCGCAGCCGCCCAACCAGCCGCCGCAGGCCCCGCCGTCCGGTGGATTCGGCGCGCCGATCCCGCCGCAGCCGGAGCCGCAGCCGCAGGGACAGCCCGGCTACGGCTACCCCCAGCAGCCGCAGCCGCCGCACCAGTACCCCACCCAGCCGCAGTACGGGCAGCCGCAGTACGGGCAGCCGCAGTACGGCCAGCCTCCGTACGGGCAGCCCCCGTACGGCCAGCAGTACCCGACCCAGCCCCCGCAGAGCGGCCCCGGCGGCCCCGGCGGCGGGCGGAAGAAGCTGAGCGCCCAGGCGCAGATCATCATCGCCGCGGCCGTTGCCGTGGTGCTGATCGTCGGCGCCGGTGTCTGGTTCGCCTCCTCGGGCGGCGACTCCGACAACAAGGCCAAGGGCGGCAGTTCGGGAGCCACCGACGGCGGCAAGGGCGGCGACGGCGGTACGAAGGGCCTCCCCGCGGGCAAGGAGAAGGCGCCCGCCGACGTGAAGGCCACGTCCGCGTTCAACCTGCCGATGCCCACGCTCACCGTCGACGCCGACGTCCAGGGCTCGTGGCTGACCGACACGACGTACGTGAAGACGGGCATCAACCAGATCGTCGGCTACGACCTGGCCAAGGGCACCCAGCTCTGGACGATCCCGCTCCCCGGCCAGGTGTGCGCGGCGTCGAAGCACGTCAAGGACAACATCACGGCCATCGCCTTCGAGGCGAACAAGCGCACCGCCTCCACCAAGTACCAGGCGTGCACCCAGATCGGCGCGATCGACCTGAAGGCGGGCCGGCTGCTGTGGAGCAAGGGCGGCGACGCCAAGTCCGGTGACACGGCTGCCTCGTTCGGCGAAGTGACGATCGGCGCCTCGACCGTGGCGGCCGGCGGCACGGACGGCGGCGTGGCGTTCGACCTGGAGACCGGCAAGCAGCTGTGGAAGCCGGAGATCGACGCCAACGGCTGCTACGACATGGGTTACGGCGGCGGGGACGCGGCGCTCGTGGCCGCCCGCAAGTGCGGCGGCTTCGACTCCCAGACCGTCACCATCGAGAACCTCAACCCGCTCACCGGCGCCGTGCTCTCCAGCTTCAAGATGCCCGACGGCGTCGAGTACGCGAGCGTGATCTCCGCCAAGCCGCTGGTCGTCGCGGCCGATGTCGGCGACACGGCCGGTGACGGCAGCGGTATCTCGGACTACTTCTCGATCGACGAGAAGACCGGCAAGCTCCGTGCCAAGATCCCGGCCGACGCCGACCAGTACGGCGGCCAGTGCGACCCCGTCCGGGTCGAGGCCTGCCAGCAGGTCGTCGTGGGCAACAACAAGCTCTACGTGGCGACGGAACCGCACGACCCGGGCGGTGAGGACGGCGGTCTGGAGACCAACGAACTCGTCTCCTTCGACCTCGCCACCGGCAAATCGACCACGGACCGCGCCCTCGCAGGCAAGGACTCCTCGATCTTCCCGCTGCGCATGGACGGCGGCAACGTCATCGTCTACAAGGAACCGCCGTACGGCACGGGCCGGCAGATCGTGTCCATCGACGGTTCGACGTTCAAGCCGACGGTGCTGCTGGAGACGCCGAGCGACGAGAAGTCGACCAGGGCCCAGACCAACTTCAGCCCGGACTACTCGGAATTCCTCTACGGGAGCGGTCACTTCTTCATGTCCGAGACCCTGCTGAGCAAGACCGACAAGCCGACGGCCGACGACCCGAACTATCTCGCCATGGCCTACTCGGCGAGCTAG
- a CDS encoding outer membrane protein assembly factor BamB family protein gives MTQPPSNQPPPGGFGAPQVPPPPEGTPPQGTPPQGTPPQGGTPPQQPPQGPPQQPPAPSGPPHTPPAYGYPQGQPQPGPYGYPQGQPQPGPYGQQPGPYGQLPNPYGGGYPPQQYPGAPTLPPNAGNGGNGGGNNGFFKRRPGVVIAAVVAGLLVIGGVAWFALGDDDGSTTPVAHTSDDPKPTPTGSASVDQGDGNGTGRGEADLNAGRKPGDAKALWLQINNVDVPGDGADVFGPWVVGDTVVKAMYKQIVGYSVTDGKEKWSLPLSQAVCSAPTSPTADGKLVIATKKSAGDAADCDQLQQIDLKTGQGGWKKEVPDRGTFDMKLTVSLVTSGDVVTYSRTSYTDAFRVSDGKALWGKIAGNCQPNAIMGGTTLIAAETCPNGTSDKLKGQLQGLDPLTGKASWTFPLKVGWQADKVFSVNPLVVSLKDHTDASAPKWGVLVLNQNGTQRTQLSGSDDQFWAADCGDLSFGDDSLEGCNGVAADANTLYLATKPTKKDINTNEIVAFNLNTGKPKWRTKLPSREMLPMRMEGGNVLAYVPATYGGKGGELVTVAPTGGAPKVLQKHPDSAAKVESGFYSPRYSYVDGRFFLVDPRVSGGGSDKDEMSVKTMMAFGQ, from the coding sequence ATGACTCAGCCACCCAGCAATCAACCACCGCCGGGGGGCTTCGGCGCTCCGCAAGTCCCGCCTCCGCCGGAGGGCACACCCCCGCAGGGCACACCCCCGCAGGGCACGCCCCCGCAGGGCGGCACGCCTCCGCAGCAGCCGCCGCAGGGCCCGCCGCAGCAGCCGCCGGCGCCTTCCGGCCCGCCCCACACGCCTCCTGCGTACGGCTATCCGCAAGGCCAGCCGCAGCCCGGCCCCTACGGTTATCCGCAGGGCCAGCCGCAGCCGGGTCCGTACGGTCAACAGCCCGGCCCCTACGGCCAGTTGCCGAACCCGTACGGCGGCGGCTACCCGCCCCAGCAGTACCCCGGCGCCCCCACCCTGCCCCCGAACGCGGGCAACGGCGGCAACGGCGGCGGGAACAACGGCTTCTTCAAGCGCCGGCCGGGTGTTGTCATCGCGGCCGTCGTCGCGGGGCTGCTGGTCATCGGCGGCGTCGCCTGGTTCGCCCTCGGCGATGACGACGGCAGCACCACGCCCGTCGCGCACACCAGCGACGACCCCAAGCCCACGCCGACCGGTTCGGCCAGTGTCGACCAGGGCGACGGCAACGGTACCGGCCGCGGCGAGGCCGACCTCAACGCCGGCCGCAAGCCCGGCGACGCCAAGGCGCTGTGGCTGCAGATCAACAACGTGGACGTGCCGGGCGACGGCGCCGACGTCTTCGGCCCGTGGGTCGTCGGCGACACCGTCGTCAAGGCCATGTACAAGCAGATCGTCGGTTACTCCGTCACCGACGGCAAGGAGAAGTGGTCCCTCCCGCTCAGCCAGGCGGTGTGCTCGGCGCCGACCTCCCCGACGGCCGACGGGAAACTGGTCATCGCGACCAAGAAGAGCGCGGGCGATGCCGCCGACTGCGACCAGCTCCAGCAGATCGATCTGAAGACCGGCCAGGGCGGCTGGAAGAAGGAGGTCCCCGACCGCGGGACCTTCGACATGAAGCTCACCGTCTCCCTGGTGACCAGCGGTGACGTGGTGACCTACAGCCGCACCAGCTACACCGACGCCTTCCGGGTGAGCGACGGCAAGGCCCTCTGGGGCAAGATCGCCGGCAACTGCCAGCCGAACGCGATCATGGGCGGTACGACCCTGATCGCCGCCGAGACCTGCCCCAACGGGACCAGCGACAAGCTCAAGGGGCAGTTGCAGGGGCTCGACCCGCTTACCGGCAAGGCCAGTTGGACGTTCCCGCTCAAGGTCGGCTGGCAGGCCGACAAGGTCTTCTCGGTCAACCCGCTGGTCGTCTCGCTCAAGGACCACACGGACGCGTCAGCGCCGAAGTGGGGCGTCCTCGTGCTCAACCAGAACGGCACCCAGCGCACGCAACTCAGCGGCAGCGACGACCAGTTCTGGGCGGCGGACTGCGGGGACCTCAGCTTCGGCGACGACTCCCTGGAAGGCTGCAACGGTGTGGCGGCCGACGCCAACACGCTGTACCTGGCGACGAAGCCCACCAAGAAGGACATCAACACCAACGAGATCGTCGCGTTCAACCTGAACACCGGTAAGCCGAAGTGGCGCACGAAGCTGCCGTCCCGGGAGATGCTCCCCATGCGTATGGAGGGCGGGAACGTCCTGGCGTACGTCCCCGCGACGTACGGCGGCAAGGGCGGCGAGCTGGTGACCGTCGCGCCGACCGGCGGCGCCCCCAAGGTGCTGCAGAAGCACCCGGACTCGGCGGCGAAGGTCGAGAGCGGGTTCTACTCGCCGCGGTACTCCTACGTGGACGGCCGGTTCTTCCTTGTCGACCCGAGGGTCTCCGGCGGTGGCAGCGACAAGGACGAGATGTCGGTCAAGACGATGATGGCGTTCGGTCAGTGA
- a CDS encoding ABC-F family ATP-binding cassette domain-containing protein: MAVNLVNVETVTKVYGTRALLDGVSLGVSEGDRIGVVGRNGDGKTTLIRMLAKLEEADSGRVTHNGGLRLGVLTQHDSLDPSATVRHEVIGDLADHEWAGNAKIRDVLTGLFGGLDLPGFPLGLDTVIAPLSGGERRRIALAKLLIAEQDVVVLDEPTNHLDVEGIAWLAGHLRARRSALVVVTHDRWFLDQVCTRMWDVQGGKVHEYEGGYSDYVFARAERERIAATEEVKRKNLVRKELAWLRRGAPARTSKPRFRIEAANELIADVPPPRDTSELMKFANARLGKTVFDLEDVTVQAGPKVLLTHLTWQLGPGDRIGLVGVNGAGKTSLLRALTEAARTHGDVQPAAGKVVVGRTVKLAYLSQEVAELKPTLRVLEAVQQVRDRVDLGKGREMTAGQLCEQFGFTKEKQWTPVGDLSGGERRRLQLLRLLMDEPNVLFLDEPTNDLDIETLSQLEDLLDSWPGSMVVISHDRFFIERTTDKVMALLGDLTLRMLPRGIDEYLERRKKLADSGAPAAPAATVPDPAGSGSPAGTGTGAAPSAKDGRAAKKELQRIERQLDKMSSRETTLHQQIADNATDFEKVAKLDTELRELVVERDELEMRWMELAEDA, encoded by the coding sequence ATGGCCGTCAACCTGGTCAATGTCGAGACAGTCACCAAGGTGTACGGCACCCGTGCACTGCTCGACGGTGTCTCTCTCGGCGTCTCCGAAGGGGACAGGATCGGGGTCGTCGGCCGTAACGGTGACGGCAAGACGACCCTCATCCGGATGCTCGCCAAGCTGGAGGAGGCCGACAGCGGGCGGGTGACGCACAACGGCGGGCTGCGGCTCGGGGTGCTCACGCAGCATGACTCGCTCGACCCGTCCGCCACCGTCCGGCACGAGGTCATCGGCGATCTCGCCGACCACGAGTGGGCCGGGAACGCCAAGATCCGTGACGTGCTGACCGGGCTGTTCGGCGGGCTCGACCTGCCCGGGTTCCCGCTCGGGCTCGACACCGTCATCGCCCCGCTCTCCGGTGGCGAGCGGCGCCGTATCGCCCTCGCGAAGCTGCTCATCGCCGAGCAGGACGTGGTCGTACTCGACGAGCCCACCAACCACCTCGACGTCGAGGGCATCGCCTGGCTCGCGGGCCATCTGCGGGCCCGCAGGTCCGCGCTGGTGGTCGTCACCCACGACCGGTGGTTCCTCGACCAGGTCTGCACCCGGATGTGGGACGTGCAGGGCGGCAAGGTCCACGAGTACGAGGGCGGCTACTCCGACTACGTCTTCGCCCGCGCCGAGCGCGAGCGCATCGCCGCGACCGAAGAGGTCAAGCGGAAGAACCTGGTCCGCAAGGAGCTGGCGTGGCTGCGGCGCGGCGCCCCCGCCCGTACGTCCAAGCCCCGCTTCCGCATCGAGGCGGCCAACGAGCTGATCGCCGACGTACCGCCGCCGCGTGACACGTCCGAGCTGATGAAGTTCGCCAACGCGCGGCTCGGCAAGACCGTCTTCGACCTGGAGGACGTGACGGTCCAGGCGGGCCCGAAGGTACTGCTCACGCATCTCACCTGGCAGCTCGGCCCCGGCGACCGGATCGGGCTCGTCGGCGTGAACGGCGCGGGCAAGACCTCGCTGCTGCGCGCCCTCACCGAGGCCGCCCGTACGCACGGCGATGTGCAGCCGGCGGCCGGGAAGGTCGTGGTCGGCAGGACCGTCAAGCTGGCGTATCTCTCGCAGGAGGTCGCCGAGCTGAAGCCGACGCTGCGGGTCCTCGAAGCCGTCCAGCAGGTACGGGACCGCGTCGACCTCGGCAAGGGCCGGGAGATGACGGCGGGCCAGCTCTGCGAGCAGTTCGGCTTCACGAAGGAGAAGCAGTGGACGCCGGTCGGTGACCTGTCCGGCGGTGAGCGGCGCAGGCTCCAGCTGCTGCGGCTGCTGATGGACGAGCCGAACGTCCTCTTCCTCGACGAGCCCACCAACGACCTCGACATCGAGACGCTCAGCCAGCTGGAGGACCTTCTCGACAGCTGGCCCGGGTCGATGGTCGTGATCTCCCACGACCGGTTCTTCATCGAGCGCACCACCGACAAGGTGATGGCGCTGCTCGGCGACCTGACGCTGCGCATGCTGCCGCGCGGGATCGACGAGTACCTGGAGCGGCGCAAGAAGCTCGCCGACTCGGGTGCGCCCGCCGCCCCGGCGGCGACGGTGCCCGACCCGGCCGGGTCCGGCTCGCCCGCGGGTACGGGTACGGGGGCCGCGCCGTCCGCCAAGGACGGCCGCGCCGCCAAGAAGGAACTGCAGCGGATCGAGCGGCAGCTCGACAAGATGTCGAGCCGGGAGACCACCCTCCACCAGCAGATCGCCGATAACGCCACGGACTTCGAGAAGGTGGCCAAACTGGACACCGAGCTTCGCGAACTGGTCGTCGAGCGCGACGAGTTGGAAATGCGCTGGATGGAGTTGGCGGAGGACGCGTAG
- a CDS encoding 4-(cytidine 5'-diphospho)-2-C-methyl-D-erythritol kinase, producing MSARVGVRVRVPAKVNVQLSVGAARPDGFHDLANIFLAVGLHDEVTVTPADELRVTCEGPDADQVPLDRTNLAARAALVLAARHGIDPRVHIHIVKDIPVAGGMAGGSADGAGALLACDVLWQLNSSQRELLDICAELGSDVPFSLLGGAALGVGRGEQLTPLDVGGTFHWVFAVADGGLSTPAVFREFDRLAEAEGAGLHAPVADPALLAALRKGDVAALSSTLSNDLQRAALSLRPSLADTLAAGTAAGAVAALVSGSGPTTAFLTEDQETASQVAKALTASGTCRTARVAQSPAAGATVV from the coding sequence GTGAGCGCTCGAGTAGGAGTACGAGTTCGGGTTCCTGCGAAGGTCAACGTGCAGCTGTCGGTGGGCGCGGCCCGTCCCGACGGCTTCCACGACCTCGCGAACATCTTCCTGGCCGTCGGGCTCCACGACGAGGTGACGGTGACGCCGGCGGACGAGCTGCGCGTCACGTGCGAAGGCCCGGACGCGGACCAAGTCCCCCTGGACCGTACGAACTTGGCGGCCCGCGCGGCACTCGTGCTGGCCGCACGGCACGGCATCGACCCGCGCGTCCACATCCATATCGTCAAGGACATCCCGGTCGCCGGGGGGATGGCGGGCGGCAGCGCGGACGGTGCGGGTGCGCTGCTGGCGTGTGACGTGCTCTGGCAGCTCAACTCGTCGCAGCGTGAACTCCTCGACATCTGCGCCGAGTTGGGCAGCGACGTGCCCTTCAGCCTGCTGGGCGGCGCGGCGCTGGGTGTGGGCCGCGGCGAGCAGCTCACCCCGCTCGACGTCGGCGGCACGTTCCACTGGGTGTTCGCCGTCGCGGACGGCGGGCTGTCGACTCCGGCCGTCTTCCGCGAGTTCGACCGGCTGGCGGAGGCGGAGGGCGCCGGGCTGCACGCCCCGGTCGCCGACCCGGCGCTGCTGGCGGCCCTGCGCAAGGGCGACGTGGCGGCGCTGTCCTCAACACTGAGCAACGATCTCCAGCGCGCGGCGCTTTCACTGCGCCCATCACTGGCGGACACCCTCGCGGCAGGCACGGCGGCGGGCGCGGTGGCGGCCCTGGTCTCGGGATCGGGCCCCACGACGGCCTTCTTGACGGAGGATCAGGAGACCGCGAGCCAGGTGGCGAAGGCGCTCACGGCGTCGGGCACGTGCCGCACGGCACGGGTGGCGCAGTCACCGGCGGCGGGGGCGACGGTGGTTTGA